The Cucurbita pepo subsp. pepo cultivar mu-cu-16 unplaced genomic scaffold, ASM280686v2 Cp4.1_scaffold000827, whole genome shotgun sequence genomic sequence TTGTCAATGGTCGAGGCATGATCTTAGTCGTACATGATTAGTTCTATAGGTTGTACCTAGATTCCCTAGAGTTCGAAAAGATTCTCAATAGTTGGAGGCTCTttaccataatttttcttgttctgATTCTTTGTGTTGTTCTCCCATTGGTTGAgacttgtatttttttgtgCCCGCTCTTCGATTATGTGATATCGATGAAGGGTTATCGATTAACTGGAAAGGTAAACccatatgttttaaattttttagaaaaggaTATTGTAGACTGCTAAAATGAAACTGCAGGTTGATTACTTGTCGAAATGAAAGTTTGATCCGAAATCCGTTGTAAAAGAGACCTAAAAGTTATCTTTTGGTGCAAACTTCATGAATTGTCTTCGAGTATCGCTCCACgttgttgttttctttctgttcTCTTACATTTGAAATGTTATTGACACTAAAAACCAATACAAATAGAAATTTATtgctttaaattatattttgttggttCATAAGATGGCTTGAATGTTGGTCGATATATTGGATTCTATCGATTTGATTGAGACGTTTTCTGATGTTTGTTGCGACGAACTACCTTGCGGTTAGTTTTGGTAGTTATATTGTTGGTTGGTGCTTggttctttattttctttggaatGTTTGAAGTGGTGAAGGTGTTACTTATAGCTTCAACATTTGGTTCTTGATTTTCTTCGTTCTTCAAATGCTTATTAATCTTCTTGGCCGATCCCTTTCGGGTTGTATttgctgttttttttatttttttgtatataaaCTAGAAGTTTCCTTGACTAGTAATATTTCTCGTCTTTTCGTTTCAATGTTTAGATCCCGAAAGCATGGGAGGCTCCGGTCGTGTTTCTCCTGAAGCTCACCATTCCCCAACCCGCACCTTCCGAATGGAGCAGATTCTTTACCTCAGCCAATATTTCCCTGTGTCCCATTGCTCTTCTCTATGCCTGTAACTCATTCATGTCTTTTAACCATCCCATTGCTTTCCTCTTACCGAATACGCATTTACCTCTTTGGTTCGTAGTACTCTTAGCAAGCTCCTCTCTTGCAATTCTGCACTTCGTCACCGAAACCGAGCCCCCGAAAACTGAGAAAGTCCCTGTTGTGCTTGCAGCATTTGTTATGAGTGTATTTTGGATTTCGACCACCGCAGGTGAACTTCTGAACTGTCTTGCAGCTCTTGGAGTGCTTCTCAAACTCCCAGCAGCTCTACTTGGGCTTACTGTGCTTGCATGGGGAAACTCAGTTGGGGATCTTGTGGCTGATGTTGCTCTTGCAAAAGCAGGCCAGCCCTTGCTGGCTATGGCTGGATGCTTTGCAGGACCGATGTTTAACATGCTTGTCGGGCTCGGAACGGCATTGGTTATACAAACAGCTAACAATTATCCAGAGGCCTATCAGCTTCAATTCCATATCGGAATCGTGATTGCGTTCGTGTTCCTACTTTTCAGCCTGATGGGTTCCTTGCTTGTAGTTATTTGGTGCAGATTTCGGGTGCCTCGGTTTTGGGGATTCTGCCTTGTTGTGCTCTACATTGTTTTCATGGCTACCAGTTTACTGATGGCTGAGTATTCTCCATGATTAAACACCCTTCTAGACTGAACCATAAGACCAAGAAACTCCATGTATGCCAATGAAGCAGCGTTCGGGCAGCGACCGAGAATGGTAGAGTAGGCGGTTT encodes the following:
- the LOC111785911 gene encoding cation/calcium exchanger 5-like (The sequence of the model RefSeq protein was modified relative to this genomic sequence to represent the inferred CDS: added 44 bases not found in genome assembly) — translated: MKEKNNSGLWEALRMIPKAWEAPVVFLLKLTIPQPAPSEWSRFFTSANISLCPIALLYACNSFMSFNHPIAFLLPNTHLPLWFVVLLASSSLAILHFVTETEPPKTEKVPVVLAAFVMSVFWISTTAGELLNCLAALGVLLKLPAALLGLTVLAWGNSVGDLVADVALAKAGQPLLAMAGCFAGPMFNMLVGLGTALVIQTANNYPEAYQLQFHIGIVIAFVFLLFSLMGSLLVVIWCRFRVPRFWGFCLVVLYIVFMATSLLMAEYSP